One Heterodontus francisci isolate sHetFra1 chromosome 3, sHetFra1.hap1, whole genome shotgun sequence DNA window includes the following coding sequences:
- the LOC137353504 gene encoding uncharacterized protein translates to MSPAAFPTVRLEVDGATARSFTCKSMVRRWAQETRAILWRGQTFIGTRRHSVKHHVRHSCKSFCIPNLKEHQPWYDKSTHNQCKWEKTSGGVPDIRVLTPVERRRQKHRGGRQSRHRWQGAYTRVIECCEAQDSTSGEEDANAPDSALSPASSSTSSSADTFSRSEKCREQQMHLYIAFIDLTKAFDLVSRRGLVRLLEKIGCPPKLLSITSFHDNMKGTIQHGGPSSDPFPILSGVKQGCVHAPTLFGIFFSLLLTHAFQSSEEGIFLHTRSGGSWSGLSSR, encoded by the exons ATGAGTCCTGCGGCGTTCCCGACGGTGAGACTGGAAGTTGATGGAGCTACAGCACGCAGTTTTACATGCAAATCAATGGTACGGCGATGGGCACAGGAGACACGTGCAATCTTGTGGCGGGGACAGACTTTCATTGGAACCCGTCGTCACTCTGTCAAGCACCATGTGCGCCACAGCTGTAAATCATTCTGCATTCCAAACCTTAAGGAGCATCAGCCTTGGTAT gataaaagcACCCATAACCAGTGCAAGTGGGAAAAGACAAgtggaggtgtcccagacatcagagTCTTGACACCAGTTGAGAGGAGGAGGCAGAAACACAGAGGAGGGAGGCAGAGCCGTCACAGATGGCAAG GTGCCTACACTCGAGTGATTGAATGCTGCGAGGCCCAAGACTCcacctctggggaggaagatgccAATGCCCCAGATAGTGCACTATCAcctgcctcctcttccacttccTCCAGTGCGGATACATTCTCACGGTCT gagaaatgccgtgaacaacagatgcacctctacattgctttcattgatctcaccaaagcctttgacctcgtcagcagacgtggtctcgtcagactactagaaaagattggatgcccaccaaagctactaagtatcacctcattccatgacaatatgaaaggcacaattcaacatggtggcccctcatcagacccctttcctatcctgagtggcgtgaaacagggctgtgttcacgcacccacactttttgggattttcttctctctgctgcttacACATGCGTtccagtcctctgaagaaggaattttcctccacacaagatcagggggcag TTGGAGTGGGCTCTCCTCCAGATAA